GGAAAGTACTCTACAGACCTCTAAAAACGCCGAGCATCATCGGGGTTCTTTTTCCTgaccgtgcgtttaagtctctcgcgTCGTCTACACAGCTCGACAGATGATGATACTGTGCGCCTACACTGTCTGCCgaccgattattgaagttgatagactaaactatagacaaagaaaacaaaagggatatggagggatcctatagatgggagcgggtggtttcaatggacaaaggaggtggaTAATAGACTAAtgaacggcaaccgacaagagaccatacagttagtccatcattttcccccttaacCTGTAAGATTCACCAGTTTTAACCACTAGGATAGCTCCAAGAGCCCTATGTCTTCTCTGTCgaccgctttgtctatcaatttcaataatcagcccgctggttagAAAATTCTTGGGGTGCTGATAAGTTTTTGGGGCCATTCCTAGCAGCTGGAAACCCCTCTAACTAAACTGAAGTCTCTTTTTATGTGGGGTTTTTAAGTTTTTGGGGCCTCTAGAGCAGTCCCGCCAGGGATTCTTGGCCACTTGTCAGAATTTCTGGGGTGACGATGCATCCTAGCACCCCTGGCCAGACTGCCCCTGTTATTTAGATAGTCTTTGAGTTGCATTCATATAAAGTTTTTACGGTTTCGATCGCGAAAAAGTGTCTTCGGTTACCCAGCTATGCTAAACGCCCGACAAGAGAACAGAAATAGTCATAATCCATCGTTTGGATAATTAAGTCGCTTGGCTCTACCTTCAATAGAGGAACATTTTTGTCCAATGAACCAGCGAGAATGACATATGTTCTCTtctgagaaatttgaatttcttgaacaaattatccaaaattcaagatgttagattaaatgaattatttttgaaaaaaatgtttttaatgcaTAAAAGAAAATGGCTCGGCTCATCTAGAACAGcaatttactgaatttctctgagAACCGAGTTGGTTTACCCCTCCTAAATCCGTTCCAAACCAATAAATAAAATCTAATTTGTGCGGAAATAAAGTGACGTTACGATTTAAAGACATTTCATGAATCCATGGTATTACAAAAAACTCATTATGAACTCCTTAAGGTGTATTTCAGGCAGCTCCATGAAGTAGTTCTTCATAATACCTGCTGTTGTGTCGAATAGAAGACCTTTTTCGTGTTTTCAAAACTCAAATCAGTGTTAAAAGGTCTGCAATTAGACAAAACAGCATAAATTAAGGAGAACATTTTCCTAGAGTCGCTTTCATAGAGCTTGCAACCCCCCGCCAAggagttcaaaattagtttcaGCAATAATTCAAGCGGAATTAGCGGAAATGCATTGATATTggcgggatttttttttttttttttttgaacgagATAAGTCAAGGGTACCAAATTAATGGGTATATTCAATGTTTAATTTACAGCAAATGACAATTGTCATTTAAATTAGACGCTAAAAACAATGAACATGAGCAAGTGATTACTTTTTGGAAGGAATTTCCTGAACAATTGCAGGCATATCGTGAGGTTGCCTTTCTCTAAAGCACGTACCAACAAAACTagtatgaatttttcaaatctacGAATAAAGTCTTATTCTTCTGTATGTTGTGTAAGAAAAATCATTTGGAGGTACAACgggctagttatcaccaaaatccggtttctaatcgaACACACCTTGTATTCGGATGtgaaaagaaaattggataTTATAATACGAGAAAACTTCCGTGCATGTGCGGTTTTACAGACGCCTTGTATGTTTACCTCCACCGTTGGGCCGGCCTACAAATGGACCTAAGTCTCCCGATCACCCAACAGGCAATAGGCCCAATTCCTCCGCACCGTAATCAACATAACAAGCTCCTTATTTGCTTAGTTTATACGCTACGTTGTTGCCATTTCAACCAACGCACGCATGTAATGGAGCATTCTTAGAGTTGAACGTCCCTCTCATTTTGCAGCGAACTGGCAACATGCCACCGATCGAATCCAGTCTCTCGGTCGAGTTTCGATTCGTACATCGGTTTTGTTTTAACATTTCCCATTTGTTGCGGGGTCCTTTGAGTATAGTTCCATTCCCGCGTGACCTTATAAGTCAGCCGGATTGTGCAGCGAAACAGAATCGagtttattttctctcgtttcgATGCCGGCAAAATTATGCTGACCCCGTTTAATGTTCAGAAATTAGCCTTCTTCAGCATACTGGCTACTCGTATTTGGACGAGATGTTTCCTCGTTGAAGCTGTCCATTTACTGTAAAAATGTCGTATTCAGATCACTTTCTACTGCGTGAGTATAAATAAGTGCATTCTTTACGGTTTCATGGAGTCACATTTTATACTCAAGGGAATATTAGAAAGCATAGAAACCTACACCCAAGAGTTCATATTTTCTACGGACCCTGAActaacacactgaaaaaaaagtatggtaacatctactataagtgaaaaaaaaacactaagaagtggcccgaactgtatgtaacaaggtggagaaatggtgctgggtccacaccatttcgcggggaaaacaaagccaatttttggaacttcttcgttttttcccccgcgaagtggtgtggacccagcaccatttcccCACCTTGTTACATCTACCATTAGTCTACTTGAGTTTTTACACAGCGATATCATTCAGTGAAAATAGTCAGAATTATGGTAACACTCACCAGAACTCTGCTTATACTTACCATAaaatggtaaatgctaccatataGTCTGGTGTTGTACCAcactcgtatcactgtgtcagattAGAAGTCAGAGTatcgtaaaatctaccatattttttgttttcagtgcaaTATAGGCAATGAAGTAGGGTAAAGCCAAAAATAAGTCTAGAGGTCAACGCTACTTTCTGCCTAATGGTAGCTGACAAGCAACTTTATAAACAAAAGATCTAAAGTAAATTAACGGAATGATGACTGACTAATGATCACTTTGCTgagcgagtttttgcaaaagtGGGTCCGGATTGCTGAATCAATTGCTCAACTTTTTGGTCAACcatcatcattaggcgaatttgAACTTGGCTTCCGAAAGTAACATAAGTAGCCATGGTCTGAGGTCCCTGCTCTGGGTTCATTATGAAGGCAAGAAAAAGGAATgctagcgccttcaattttttagatatgcaacacgggcatccctCGCGAATAATTGTCGCATCAAGGCGTCACCATTGTTACATAACTAACGAGTCACCGCTTCTTAGTCATCTGACGTCAAGCGAATCAGCTTTGACTGCCGAAGGTAGTTTTTATACCATTAGGAATATATCAGTATGGAATCTCTAAAATATAATATCTCTGAAGAGCGACTTCAAACCGAAAATGATTGGTAGAACGAATAATATtctgtctttctttttttgaatagTGAATTCAACCATAAGTTTCCCTCTTATCTATTGTATTCCTGTCTAACAATGACGTGATCACTAGGAAAGCACTCTGCAGACCTCTAAAAACGCCGAGCATCATCGGAGTTCTTTTTCCTaaccgtgcgtttaagtctctcgcgTCGTCTACACAACTCGACAGATGATAATATTGTGCGTCTAGACTGTCTGCCGaccgattcttgaaattgatagacaaagctatagacaaagaaaacaaaaggaatatggagggaccctattggtggaagcgggtgcgGTTCCAATGGacaaggaggtaggtaataaactGACGGAGCCCGACAAGAGACTCGACAGTCTGTTCGTCAATCATTTTCCCTCATAGTCTGAAAGGATCACCAGTTTCAACctatgggatcgctccatactccctacgccttctttgtctatagttttgtctatctatttcaaaaatcggccctcTGAATTTGTTAATTTCTGTACACAACATTCTTATTTTGATCTTCATTCTCAGTTCTTATCTCGTACGGTTATTCCTCTTACCCTTTTTCGCACCAAGTCTCATCCATACCTCATCCTCTCTGTTCCAGAACCGACAACTCACTCACTGTCAAGTTCCAAGCCACCTCCTCACCAAGATGGAGCCATCACCCCTGCGACCCCGCCACAACCACCACACATGCGAGCCACGCACGCGGATGACGTCAGAGTGGCTCATCGGCGTAATATGCGTCCTCCTATCGATCGCGCCCTCCTACGGGTTCCCCACCCCGTCCACCTCCGCCACCGCCTCCTCGGAGACCTCAGGTCGGAAAGGGAAGGCCCTCGACTTCACCAACCTGGACATCTTCGCCTCGTCCGACTACAACAACCTCGCCGACGACATCGACTCCGTCTACTACGACCAGCTCGGCAGCGACGCCGTCAAGAACTACGCCGCCAACTACGACGCGGAACTAGCCGCCAACGACGAACTCTCCCGCGCGAGACCCACGTCTATACGAGGCGACTCCAACATCTACTACATCCGGCTGCCCCCCACCCCGTATATGTTCGTCCCCGGGGTGGGCTACGTCTCGCAGCCCCCGAATCTCCGACTACCCCCCGTGGTTCAATCCGAACCCCAGTCGCCGATCGTCAACGTCCCCGTCAACTTCGTCTCGAACGGCAAACCGACGGGCATTTACACGATAGAGCACGATAAACCGGTTTGGCCGAAACCCATGCAGAACCAGTGGACGACCCCGGCACCGGCGCCCCAGTGGGGGTGGCAGCAGAATCAGTCCTGGCAGCAGCGGCCCACGCAGAACGACGTCAGGCCGGCCGTCATCAAGCCCCCCAAGAAACCCGGGGACTCGGATTTGTATTATTTGAATAAGGGTCCGTACAAGTTCAATGGAAGACCCACCGATATCTTCTTGCTGAGGAATGCGTATGATTCGTTGTATTCGGATACGCTACAAAGTTTCTACCCTTAGTCTGAGTCACTGTATCTCCGCGCAGAGCACCTTCACcctgatactgccgtgctaaggaagaacaccgcacaatggatcgagtcagagggggaggtcggaaaaaatttggaaacttcaaaagctcattactccgttcatacaaaacttgaggttttaaaagtggttaaatcggttttcttgtaaaattttcttcaaagagcatcctcaaaaatttaaaaaggacaaaataatcataaaatttttcaatttgagtaaaaaaaattcatgactaatgtctcctattgactcggtttACTGTGCGCCATATGAATATTCGAAGGTTGGCAAACTTCCCCGAgtataacatgtatttttgaagaaagtaatgcatatttttcctcgaaattttcaggtattgtagattaaattgccaacaaaattgtctgaaaaatatgaaaggaaatattcataattttctcgatGAATTTGTTTTACATCGAAGAGACTTACCACTTGAATGCTCAAACGTTGTTCTTCCTTCGCAAGACAGTATGGGGAGGGTGTTTTTATAAGGGATAAGAAGAAGTATGCGGacaaaacgaaaatttcaaTCAGCTGTCGCGAGGGGTAGCGTAGGCGGGGTTTCACTTTGATGCACGAAGAAGAAAACAACCAAATAGTTCAGTGGTTGCTttttgttcactggaaaaaaaacacattggatctagagaccagactcttgaaaacattgacaagaaaaaatactcttgattcaatcagatatttgcttaaatcaaaaggaaatccgttcaaattaagaggcttggttcttgattcaagcaaaaatccgattgaatcaagagtattttttcttgtcgatgtttttaagagtctggactctagatccaatgtgtttttttgtccagtgttCCAGACGTTTGAGCCCTCGATTAAGCAAATTGCCTGATTATTTGGCAGATTATTTTTCAGTTCAACGAGCCGAAGTCTCAGCTTACTGAACCGAATATTTTGGTCTATATAGAACATGATACATGTGAACCAAAGTCTTAAGTTCGGGGAACTTAGATTTGGGCTCGTTGAACTTAACTTACAATTCACCGAGCTGAAATTTAGTGGGGTCATGCCTTCGAACGTTAGAGCGCCTACTGACAAATTCAGTTCGTATAAAGGATATTTCTCTCTCCGTTGGAGGAAATGAAAGCGGCAACTACTTCCTCACCAAGTaaatttttccagagaaataAAATGCTTCTCAAGAGcgtctttaaaatttaaagtaccTCTGAATAAGTATGGTGGAAATGCccttaatcaattttaaaaattaaatttgatatAAGTTCATATATTTTTCCACCTATGTTTTTATAGGCCTCCTACAATCAATTTCATTTAGACAGGCAGTAGGAAGAGGGTTGAGGCTAATCCTTGATATTACCAAGTGACAGCATCACTATATCGAACGCATTTTTATCAAGAGAGAAAGTTAAATTTTCTCGTAACATGGTTTTACCTGCTTGTATTCCCCCATTTCagtatttgcacaaaaaaagaTGGCAAttacaaatatatttttt
The genomic region above belongs to Bemisia tabaci chromosome 8, PGI_BMITA_v3 and contains:
- the LOC109033981 gene encoding uncharacterized protein codes for the protein MLRAGQGQGRATAIEATTTTKTTPETPGDHRRHRAASSLNRQLTHCQVPSHLLTKMEPSPLRPRHNHHTCEPRTRMTSEWLIGVICVLLSIAPSYGFPTPSTSATASSETSGRKGKALDFTNLDIFASSDYNNLADDIDSVYYDQLGSDAVKNYAANYDAELAANDELSRARPTSIRGDSNIYYIRLPPTPYMFVPGVGYVSQPPNLRLPPVVQSEPQSPIVNVPVNFVSNGKPTGIYTIEHDKPVWPKPMQNQWTTPAPAPQWGWQQNQSWQQRPTQNDVRPAVIKPPKKPGDSDLYYLNKGPYKFNGRPTDIFLLRNAYDSLYSDTLQSFYP